A genomic stretch from Hypanus sabinus isolate sHypSab1 chromosome X2 unlocalized genomic scaffold, sHypSab1.hap1 SUPER_X2_unloc_9, whole genome shotgun sequence includes:
- the LOC132385992 gene encoding zinc finger protein 420-like, giving the protein MPFTCSDCGKGFTQSSQLKEHQRVHTEEKPFTCSECGKGFARSSELKVHQRVHTGERPFTCSDCGKGFTHSSNLHRHQRVHTGEKPFICSECGKVFAQSSELKSHQRVHTGEKPFTCSECGKGFARSSVLKSHQRVHTRAMPFTCADCGKGFTHSSNLQRHQRVHTGEKPFTCSECGKGFAQSSELKSHQRVHTGEKPFTCSDCGKGFARSFELKLHQRVHTSERPFTCSDCGKGFTHSSNLHRHQRVHTGEKPFICSECGKRFAQTAQLKLHQRVHTGERPFTCSECGKGFAQSSELKVHQRVHTGERPFSCSECGKGFIRSSQLLRHQQIHTGEKPFICSECGKGFTDSVHLKEHQFVHTVERPFTCSDCGKGFTRRFSLLTHQLDHSEEKPFICSECGKGFTQSSQLKEHQRVHTGEKPFICSECGKGFAQSSQLKLHQRVHTGERPFNCSECGKGFSRSSQLLRHQRIHTGEKPFICPECGKGFTDSAQLKEHQFVHTGERPFTCSDCGKRFSRSSQLSRHQQIHTGEKPF; this is encoded by the coding sequence atgccattcacatgctcagactgtgggaaaggattcacccagtcatctcaactgaaggagcatcagcgagtccacactgaggagaagccattcacttgctctgaatgtgggaaaggatttgctcggtcatctgaactgaaggtacatcagcgagttcacactggggagaggccattcacctgctcagactgtgggaagggattcactcactcgtcCAACCTGcacagacaccagcgagttcacactggggagaagccatttatctgctctgaatgtgggaaggtatttgctcagtcatctgaactgaagtcccatcagcgagtccacactggggagaagccattcacttgctcagaatgtgggaaaggattcgctCGGTCATCTGTACTGAagtcacatcagcgagttcacactcggGCGATGCCATTCACCTgcgcagactgtgggaagggattcactcactcgtccaatctacagagacatcagcgagttcacactggggagaagccattcacatgctctgaatgtgggaaaggattcgctcagtcatctgaactgaagtcacatcagcgagttcatacgggagagaagccattcacctgctctgactgtgggaaaggatttgctCGGTCATTTGAACTGAAGttacatcaacgagttcacactagtgagaggccgttcacctgctctgactgtgggaagggattcactcactcgtcCAATCTACACAGAcaccagcgagtccacactggagagaagccattcatatgctctgaatgtgggaaacgATTTGCCCAGACAGCtcaactgaagttacatcagcgagtccacactggggagaggccgttcacttgctctgaatgtgggaagggatttgctcagtcatctgaactgaaggtacatcagcgagttcacactggtgagaggccgttcagctgctcagaatgtgggaaaggattcattcgTTCATCTCAACTCCTGAGACACCAGCAaattcatactggggagaaaccattcatctgctcagaatgtgggaagggattcaccgatTCAGTTCATCTGAAAGAACATCAGTttgttcacactgtggagaggccgttcacctgctcagactgtgggaaaggattcactcggcgTTTTAGTCTATTAACGCACCAGTTAGATCACAGTGAGGAGAAACCATTCatatgctctgaatgtgggaaaggattcacacagtcatctcaactgaaggagcatcagcgagtccacactggggagaagccgttcatctgctctgaatgtgggaagggatttgctcagtcatctcaactgaagttacatcagcgagtccacactggggagaggccattcaactgctctgaatgtgggaaaggattcagtcgtTCTTCTCAACTCCTgagacaccagcgaattcacactggggagaaaccattcatctgcccagagtgtgggaagggattcaccgatTCAGCTCAGCTGAAAGAACATCAgtttgttcacactggggagaggccattcacctgctcagactgtgggaaaagattcagtcGTTCATCTCAGCTCTCGaggcatcagcaaattcacactggggagaaaccattctgA
- the LOC132385990 gene encoding zinc finger protein 420-like — MPFTCSDCGKGFTQSSQLKEHQRVHTGEKPFTCSECGKGFARSSELKVHQRVHTGERPFTCSDCGKGFTHSSNLHRHQRVHTGEKPFICSECGKVFAQSSELKSHQRVHTGEKPFTCSECGKGFARSSVLKSHQRVHTREMPFTCADCGKGFTHSSNLQRHQRVHTGEKPFTCSECGKGFAQSSELKSHQRVHMGEKPFTCSDCGKGFARSFELKLHQRVHTGERPFTCSDCGKGFTHSSNLHRHQRVHSGEKPFICSECGKRFAQAAQLKLHQRVHTGERPFTCSECGKGFAQSSELKVHQRVHTGERPFSCSECGKGFIRSSQLLRHQQIHTGEKPFICSECGKGFTDSVHLKEHQFVHTVERPFTCSDCGKGFIRRFSLLTHQLDHSEEKPFICSECGKGFTQSSQLKEHQRVHTGEKPFICSECGKGFAQSSQLKLHQRVHTGERPFNCSECGKGFSRSSQLLRHQRIHTGEKPFICPECGKGFTDSAQLKEHQFVHTGERPFTCSDCGKRFSRSSQLSRHQQIHTGEKPF; from the coding sequence atgccattcacatgctcagactgtgggaaaggattcacccagtcatctcaactgaaggagcatcagcgagtccacactggggagaagccattcacttgctctgaatgtgggaaaggatttgctcggtcatctgaactgaaggtacatcagcgagttcacactggggagaggccattcacctgctcagactgtgggaagggattcactcactcgtcCAACCTGcacagacaccagcgagttcacactggggagaagccatttatctgctctgaatgtgggaaagtatttgctcagtcatctgaactgaagtcccatcagcgagtccacactggggagaagccattcacttgctcagaatgtgggaaaggattcgctCGGTCATCTGTACTGAagtcacatcagcgagttcacactcggGAGATGCCATTCACCTgcgcagactgtgggaagggattcactcactcgtccaacctacagagacatcagcgagttcacactggggagaagccattcacatgctctgaatgtgggaaaggattcgctcagtcatctgaactgaagtcacatcagcgagttcatatgggagagaagccattcacctgctctgactgtgggaaaggatttgctCGGTCATTTGAACTGAagctacatcagcgagttcacactggggagaggccgttcacctgctctgactgtgggaagggattcactcactcgtcCAATCTACACAGACACCAGCGAGTCCACagtggagagaagccattcatatgctctgaatgtgggaaacgATTTGCCCAGGCAGCtcaactgaagttacatcagcgagtccacactggggagaggccgttcacttgctctgaatgtgggaagggatttgctcagtcatctgaactgaaggtacatcagcgagttcacactggtgagaggccgttcagctgctcagaatgtgggaaaggattcattcgTTCATCTCAACTCCTGAGACACCAGCAaattcatactggggagaaaccattcatctgctcagaatgtgggaagggattcaccgatTCAGTTCATCTGAAAGAACATCAGTttgttcacactgtggagaggccgttcacctgctcagactgtgggaaaggattcattcgGCGTTTTAGTCTATTAACGCACCAGTTAGATCACAGTGAGGAGAAACCATTCatatgctctgaatgtgggaaaggattcacacagtcatctcaactgaaggagcatcagcgagtccacactggggagaagccgttcatctgctctgaatgtgggaagggatttgctcagtcatctcaactgaagttacatcagcgagtccacactggggagaggccattcaactgctctgaatgtgggaaaggattcagtcgtTCTTCTCAACTCCTgagacaccagcgaattcacactggggagaaaccattcatctgcccagagtgtgggaagggattcaccgatTCAGCTCAGCTGAAAGAACATCAgtttgttcacactggggagaggccattcacctgctcagactgtgggaaaagattcagtcGTTCATCTCAGCTCTCGaggcatcagcaaattcacactggggagaaaccattctgA